Proteins encoded by one window of Taeniopygia guttata chromosome 1A, bTaeGut7.mat, whole genome shotgun sequence:
- the MGAT3 gene encoding beta-1,4-mannosyl-glycoprotein 4-beta-N-acetylglucosaminyltransferase isoform X2, giving the protein MKMRRHKLFLTLCMAGLCLISFLHFLKALSYVTFPRELASLSPNLVSSFFWNNAPVTPQVSPEPGGAEFLRTPLYSHSPLLQPLSPSRASEELHKVEFVLPEDSTEYFVRTKAGGICFKPGTKVLEKPPVGGRQEERVDGAASGRPARKPLSSSGTKRRKWVECVCLPGWHGPSCGVPTVVQYSNLPTKDRLVPREIPRRVINAINVNHEFDLLDVRFHELGDVVDAFVVCESNFTAYGEPRPLKFREMLLNGSFDYIRHKVLYVFLDHFPPGGRQDGWIADDYLRTFLTRDGISRLRNLRPDDVFIIDDADEIPARDGVLFLKLYDGWTEPFAFHMRKSLYGFFWKQPGTLEVVSGCTMGMLQAVYATDGIRLRRREYYTMPGFRQYENSTGHILVQWSLGSPLHFAGWHCSWCFTPEGIYFKLVSAQNGDFPRWGDYEDKRDLNYIRELIRTGGWFDGTMQEYPPADPKEQMYAPKYLLKNYQRFRYLLENPYRKAEGAG; this is encoded by the coding sequence ATGAAGATGAGACGCCATAAACTCTTTCTGACTCTCTGCATGGCTGGTCTCTGCCTCATCTCCTTCTTGCACTTCCTCAAGGCCCTTTCCTATGTCACCTTCCCCAGGGAGCTGGCTTCGCTTAGTCCCAACCTCGTCTCCAGCTTCTTCTGGAACAATGCCCCCGTCACACCTCAGGTCAGCCCTGAGCCAGGGGGTGCGGAGTTCCTCCGCACACCCCTGTACTCCCACTCCCCCTTGCTCCAGCCCCTgtctcccagcagagccagcgAAGAGCTGCACAAGGTTGAGTTCGTGCTGCCAGAAGACTCAACAGAATACTTTGTCCGTACCAAAGCCGGTGGCATTTGCTTTAAACCAGGCACCAAGGTGTTGGAGAAGCCACCCGTGGGAGGTCGGCAGGAGGAGCGAGTGGACGGCGCAGCCTCGGGGCGGCCGGCTCGGAAGCCGCTGAGCTCCAGCGGAACCAAGCGGCGCAAGTGGGTGGAATGCGTGTGTCTGCCGGGCTGGCACGGCCCCAGCTGTGGGGTCCCCACCGTGGTCCAGTACTCCAACCTGCCCACCAAGGACCGCCTCGTGCCACGGGAGATCCCCCGGCGGGTGATCAATGCCATCAACGTCAATCATGAGTTTGACCTGCTGGATGTCCGTTTCCATGAGCTGGGAGACGTGGTGGATGCTTTCGTGGTGTGCGAGTCCAACTTCACAGCCTACGGAGAGCCGCGGCCACTCAAGTTCCGCGAGATGCTCCTCAATGGCTCCTTCGACTACATCCGCCACAAGGTGCTCTACGTTTTCCTGGACCACTTCCCCCCTGGTGGCCGCCAGGACGGCTGGATTGCAGACGATTACCTGCGTACCTTCCTCACCCGGGATGGCATATCTCGCCTCCGCAACCTGCGCCCGGACGACGTCTTCATCATCGATGATGCTGATGAGATCCCGGCCCGTGATGGCGTGCTCTTCCTCAAGCTCTACGACGGCTGGACAGAGCCCTTCGCCTTTCACATGCGCAAGTCGCTCTATGGCTTCTTCTGGAAGCAACCAGGCACCTTGGAGGTGGTCTCGGGCTGCACCATGGGGATGCTCCAGGCTGTCTATGCTACCGACGGGATACGTTTGCGACGCCGTGAGTACTACACCATGCCTGGGTTCCGGCAGTATGAGAACAGCACAGGACACATCCTGGTGCAGTGGTCACTGGGCAGCCCACTCCACTTTGCTGGCTGGCACTGCTCCTGGTGTTTCACCCCAGAGGGGATTTACTTCAAACTGGTGTCAGCCCAGAACGGGGACTTTCCCCGCTGGGGTGACTACGAGGATAAACGAGACCTCAATTATATCCGGGAGCTGATCCGGACTGGTGGCTGGTTCGATGGTACTATGCAGGAGTATCCCCCTGCTGACCCCAAGGAGCAGATGTATGCTCCCAAGTACCTGCTCAAGAACTACCAGCGGTTCCGCTACTTGTTGGAGAATCCCTACCGAAaggcagagggtgctgggtGA
- the MGAT3 gene encoding beta-1,4-mannosyl-glycoprotein 4-beta-N-acetylglucosaminyltransferase isoform X1, translating into MEHVEGVKWMKMRRHKLFLTLCMAGLCLISFLHFLKALSYVTFPRELASLSPNLVSSFFWNNAPVTPQVSPEPGGAEFLRTPLYSHSPLLQPLSPSRASEELHKVEFVLPEDSTEYFVRTKAGGICFKPGTKVLEKPPVGGRQEERVDGAASGRPARKPLSSSGTKRRKWVECVCLPGWHGPSCGVPTVVQYSNLPTKDRLVPREIPRRVINAINVNHEFDLLDVRFHELGDVVDAFVVCESNFTAYGEPRPLKFREMLLNGSFDYIRHKVLYVFLDHFPPGGRQDGWIADDYLRTFLTRDGISRLRNLRPDDVFIIDDADEIPARDGVLFLKLYDGWTEPFAFHMRKSLYGFFWKQPGTLEVVSGCTMGMLQAVYATDGIRLRRREYYTMPGFRQYENSTGHILVQWSLGSPLHFAGWHCSWCFTPEGIYFKLVSAQNGDFPRWGDYEDKRDLNYIRELIRTGGWFDGTMQEYPPADPKEQMYAPKYLLKNYQRFRYLLENPYRKAEGAG; encoded by the exons ATGGAGCATGTGGAGGGGGTGAAATG GATGAAGATGAGACGCCATAAACTCTTTCTGACTCTCTGCATGGCTGGTCTCTGCCTCATCTCCTTCTTGCACTTCCTCAAGGCCCTTTCCTATGTCACCTTCCCCAGGGAGCTGGCTTCGCTTAGTCCCAACCTCGTCTCCAGCTTCTTCTGGAACAATGCCCCCGTCACACCTCAGGTCAGCCCTGAGCCAGGGGGTGCGGAGTTCCTCCGCACACCCCTGTACTCCCACTCCCCCTTGCTCCAGCCCCTgtctcccagcagagccagcgAAGAGCTGCACAAGGTTGAGTTCGTGCTGCCAGAAGACTCAACAGAATACTTTGTCCGTACCAAAGCCGGTGGCATTTGCTTTAAACCAGGCACCAAGGTGTTGGAGAAGCCACCCGTGGGAGGTCGGCAGGAGGAGCGAGTGGACGGCGCAGCCTCGGGGCGGCCGGCTCGGAAGCCGCTGAGCTCCAGCGGAACCAAGCGGCGCAAGTGGGTGGAATGCGTGTGTCTGCCGGGCTGGCACGGCCCCAGCTGTGGGGTCCCCACCGTGGTCCAGTACTCCAACCTGCCCACCAAGGACCGCCTCGTGCCACGGGAGATCCCCCGGCGGGTGATCAATGCCATCAACGTCAATCATGAGTTTGACCTGCTGGATGTCCGTTTCCATGAGCTGGGAGACGTGGTGGATGCTTTCGTGGTGTGCGAGTCCAACTTCACAGCCTACGGAGAGCCGCGGCCACTCAAGTTCCGCGAGATGCTCCTCAATGGCTCCTTCGACTACATCCGCCACAAGGTGCTCTACGTTTTCCTGGACCACTTCCCCCCTGGTGGCCGCCAGGACGGCTGGATTGCAGACGATTACCTGCGTACCTTCCTCACCCGGGATGGCATATCTCGCCTCCGCAACCTGCGCCCGGACGACGTCTTCATCATCGATGATGCTGATGAGATCCCGGCCCGTGATGGCGTGCTCTTCCTCAAGCTCTACGACGGCTGGACAGAGCCCTTCGCCTTTCACATGCGCAAGTCGCTCTATGGCTTCTTCTGGAAGCAACCAGGCACCTTGGAGGTGGTCTCGGGCTGCACCATGGGGATGCTCCAGGCTGTCTATGCTACCGACGGGATACGTTTGCGACGCCGTGAGTACTACACCATGCCTGGGTTCCGGCAGTATGAGAACAGCACAGGACACATCCTGGTGCAGTGGTCACTGGGCAGCCCACTCCACTTTGCTGGCTGGCACTGCTCCTGGTGTTTCACCCCAGAGGGGATTTACTTCAAACTGGTGTCAGCCCAGAACGGGGACTTTCCCCGCTGGGGTGACTACGAGGATAAACGAGACCTCAATTATATCCGGGAGCTGATCCGGACTGGTGGCTGGTTCGATGGTACTATGCAGGAGTATCCCCCTGCTGACCCCAAGGAGCAGATGTATGCTCCCAAGTACCTGCTCAAGAACTACCAGCGGTTCCGCTACTTGTTGGAGAATCCCTACCGAAaggcagagggtgctgggtGA